The bacterium genome contains the following window.
AAGGTGACAGTCTGTGCGGTAGTATCCGGCTTCATGAAGGGGCCCTTGTTGAGGGGAAACGCGTGTCGCAACACGTTTCTACCGCAACTGGGGCCTTCTTCAATTCAGGAACGCGACTTCTTCATGAATTATTCGGGTTAGAGGCCGCCCCCGGTCGATGGCCCCCGGGTAGCGCCCGAGCAGCACGCGCAGCGCGTTCTCGGTTTGCACCACCTGGCGCTCAAAGCTCGCCGTCGCCACTTCGGCAATGGCCAGCTCGATCTGTGCCTGGTTGACGTCGAGCTCCGGGATGGTGCCTTTCTCGAAACGCGCCTGGATGATGTTCAGGCTGTCCGTTCGTCCGAGCCGGGTTCGCTCCGCGATGGTGAGACGGGCGTCTACGTCCCGCAGCAACAGGTAGGTGCTCGCGACGTCGGAGACCAGGCGGATCGTCACGCCGCGATAGGCGGCCTCCGTGGCGAGCAGGTCGGCTCGCGAGGCTTCGGTGGCGCGAGAGAGCTTGCGCCAGAGATCGACTTCGAAGGAGAGATCGCCGGAAACGGAGAAGCTATCGCTCGTGGATGATCCGGGCAGGAGGATCTGGCTCTGACGGCCGCGCCCTGTGCCGGAAAAGAGATCGAGGAACGGGAACTGGTTCGCGCGCACGACCGTCACCAGCTCTCGTGCTTCGCTGATGCGCGCCGCAGCCACTGCGAGATCCTGGTTCTCCGCCAGTGCGGCTTCGATGTGCGCACGAAGCGCCGGATCACTGAACGTGTCGAACCAGCTCAGGTTGGCGACCGATTCGCCTTGGTCGCTGGGCTGCACGAACGCGTCGGGGAGCCCGAGATCGGGTCGCTCGTAGTCGGGTGTCAGGGCGCAGCCAAGCGCGAGGGAGAAGCTGAGCACCGGCAGCGCGAAGATTCGTCGACGCATCAGGCGTCCCCTCCTGTTCGCTCTTCTCCGGATGCCTTCCTGCGATTCACCACGCCGTCGACCAGGATGTAGAGCGCCG
Protein-coding sequences here:
- a CDS encoding TolC family protein: MRRRIFALPVLSFSLALGCALTPDYERPDLGLPDAFVQPSDQGESVANLSWFDTFSDPALRAHIEAALAENQDLAVAAARISEARELVTVVRANQFPFLDLFSGTGRGRQSQILLPGSSTSDSFSVSGDLSFEVDLWRKLSRATEASRADLLATEAAYRGVTIRLVSDVASTYLLLRDVDARLTIAERTRLGRTDSLNIIQARFEKGTIPELDVNQAQIELAIAEVATASFERQVVQTENALRVLLGRYPGAIDRGRPLTRIIHEEVAFLN